One genomic segment of Nonomuraea coxensis DSM 45129 includes these proteins:
- a CDS encoding zinc-dependent alcohol dehydrogenase, whose amino-acid sequence MRALIFTAPGQAEVQDVEPPEAAPGEVVVDVERAGVCGTDVELFTGAMSYFATGRARHPLRPGHEWCGRVSAVGAGVERAWLGRRVTGDTMLGCGRCARCRAGRHHVCADLAEIGISRGRAGALAEQVAVPARALHALPEDVDETLGALVEPGGNALRAVRATGLEPGGRLLIFGTGTIGLLTALFARARGIEAHLLGRDPGELDLARALGFAGVWTRSTLPGLAWHAVVDAANAAELPALALDLVEPAGRVVFIGLAAAPSMLDSRSLVLRDVTAVGVLGGSAGLAGAISAYAAGDVDARPLVAATVGLAGTVDVLAGRRPPGAGPGPKIHIDPRR is encoded by the coding sequence GTGCGCGCACTGATCTTCACCGCCCCCGGCCAGGCCGAGGTCCAGGACGTCGAACCGCCGGAGGCGGCACCCGGCGAGGTGGTGGTGGACGTGGAGCGCGCCGGGGTGTGCGGCACCGACGTGGAGCTGTTCACCGGCGCCATGAGCTACTTCGCCACCGGCCGCGCCCGGCACCCGTTACGGCCGGGCCACGAGTGGTGCGGGCGGGTGAGCGCGGTCGGGGCGGGGGTCGAGCGTGCCTGGCTGGGCCGCCGGGTCACCGGCGACACGATGCTCGGCTGCGGCCGGTGCGCCCGCTGCCGGGCGGGCCGGCACCACGTCTGCGCCGACCTGGCGGAGATCGGGATCAGCCGCGGCCGGGCCGGCGCGCTGGCCGAGCAGGTGGCCGTGCCGGCGCGGGCGCTGCACGCGCTGCCCGAGGACGTGGACGAGACGCTGGGCGCGCTGGTGGAGCCGGGAGGCAACGCGCTGCGCGCCGTCCGCGCCACCGGCCTGGAGCCTGGCGGGCGGCTGCTGATCTTCGGGACGGGCACGATCGGCCTGCTGACGGCGCTGTTCGCGCGGGCCAGGGGCATCGAGGCGCACCTGCTCGGCCGCGATCCCGGCGAGCTGGACCTGGCCCGCGCCCTCGGCTTCGCCGGCGTGTGGACCCGCTCGACGCTGCCCGGCCTGGCCTGGCACGCCGTCGTGGACGCGGCCAACGCCGCCGAGCTGCCCGCGCTCGCGCTCGACCTGGTCGAACCCGCGGGGCGGGTGGTCTTCATCGGCCTGGCCGCCGCCCCGTCCATGCTCGACAGCCGGAGCCTGGTGCTCAGGGACGTCACGGCGGTCGGCGTCCTGGGCGGCTCGGCGGGGTTGGCCGGAGCGATCTCCGCGTACGCGGCCGGCGACGTGGACGCCCGTCCCCTGGTGGCCGCCACGGTGGGACTGGCCGGGACCGTGGACGTCCTGGCCGGCCGCCGTCCCCCGGGCGCCGGCCCCGGCCCGAAGATCCACATCGACCCCCGCCGCTGA
- a CDS encoding TetR/AcrR family transcriptional regulator: MTPHRRGAETITKLLDTALEIHPGDFTLRAVTERSGVSMGSLYHHFGSLEGLAAALYSRCMAELLDALIAAVESAADARDGVCRAVRAYLGFTGDHPDKARFIHAGPYAVDLGPHAERIAAGKAERLARLNDWIGRHMAAGTVAPLPPAQVEMLLIGPVAEVTRRWLAGAPGIDLAEAARVLPDRVWRSLSP, encoded by the coding sequence ATGACCCCGCACAGGCGCGGCGCCGAGACGATCACGAAGCTCCTCGACACCGCCCTGGAGATCCACCCCGGCGACTTCACCCTGCGGGCCGTGACCGAGCGCAGCGGGGTCAGCATGGGCAGCCTCTACCACCACTTCGGCAGCCTGGAAGGGCTGGCCGCCGCGCTGTACAGCCGGTGCATGGCCGAACTGCTCGACGCGCTGATCGCCGCCGTGGAGAGCGCGGCGGACGCCCGTGACGGCGTGTGCCGGGCGGTCAGGGCCTACCTCGGCTTCACCGGTGACCATCCGGACAAGGCGCGCTTCATCCACGCGGGGCCGTACGCGGTCGACCTCGGGCCGCACGCCGAGCGCATCGCGGCCGGCAAGGCGGAGCGGCTGGCGCGGCTGAACGACTGGATCGGCCGCCACATGGCGGCGGGCACGGTCGCGCCGCTGCCGCCGGCGCAGGTGGAGATGCTGCTCATCGGGCCGGTCGCCGAGGTGACCAGGCGGTGGCTGGCCGGCGCACCGGGCATCGACCTGGCCGAGGCGGCGCGCGTCCTCCCCGACCGCGTCTGGCGCTCCCTGAGCCCCTGA
- a CDS encoding SDR family NAD(P)-dependent oxidoreductase → MTSLAVVTGGNRGIGHAVCARLAADGYKVLLVARDPERGRRAAAALAGDVTYVPGDLTTLASVRRLAEDLRDRCPRVEVFVHNAGLWPSRRVLTGDGLEESFAVNHLAPFLLNHLLEDRLGRVVQVSAGIYVKGRAEPGRTAVGAGFSSLRTYADTKLCNLLTVPLFAERWRERGITIDAVHPGVIRTGLGDRGGVLGRLLKVAKRRWATPEEGAAPVAALARGTGTGRYFDQDREVPLEGPARDRDLARRIWDEAEELTAAR, encoded by the coding sequence ATGACCTCTCTCGCGGTGGTGACCGGTGGCAACCGCGGCATCGGGCACGCGGTGTGCGCCCGGCTGGCGGCCGACGGATACAAGGTGCTCCTGGTCGCCCGCGATCCCGAACGGGGCCGGCGGGCCGCCGCGGCGCTCGCGGGCGACGTCACGTACGTGCCCGGCGACCTCACCACCCTGGCGTCCGTCCGCCGGCTGGCCGAGGACCTGCGGGACCGGTGCCCGCGCGTCGAGGTGTTCGTGCACAACGCCGGGCTCTGGCCCAGTCGCCGCGTCCTGACCGGCGACGGGCTGGAGGAGTCGTTCGCGGTCAACCACCTGGCGCCGTTCCTGCTCAACCACCTGCTGGAGGACCGGCTCGGACGGGTGGTACAGGTCAGCGCCGGCATCTACGTCAAGGGCCGGGCGGAGCCCGGCCGCACCGCCGTCGGCGCCGGCTTCTCCTCCCTCCGCACCTACGCGGACACCAAGCTGTGCAACCTGCTGACCGTGCCGCTGTTCGCCGAGCGCTGGCGCGAGCGCGGGATCACAATCGACGCCGTGCACCCAGGCGTGATCCGCACCGGGCTGGGCGACCGCGGTGGCGTGCTCGGCCGGCTGCTCAAGGTCGCCAAGCGCAGGTGGGCCACGCCCGAGGAGGGCGCCGCCCCCGTCGCCGCCCTCGCCCGCGGCACCGGAACCGGACGGTACTTCGACCAGGACAGGGAGGTCCCGCTGGAGGGGCCGGCCCGCGACCGCGACCTCGCCCGGCGCATCTGGGACGAGGCCGAGGAACTGACGGCGGCCCGATGA
- a CDS encoding glycosyltransferase family 2 protein, whose translation MTRVSLIVPCYNAARTLRLCLESVLAQTRVPDEIVVVDDASSDGSAALAEELGCRVVRLPDNRGVSAARNAGVAATSGEVIFFLDSDVALRPDAVASALAILEEDPGVGCVHGVYDTQPLIDDGPVEWYRLLHQVHWRSRHVGEVNSVVFALAAVRREVLEAAGALDEGLRDCEDVEYSSRLAVVTRIVLSDAVVGRHDEGHRLLPVLGEQWRRALPLIPLALATARRGAAKPENANSRAGILACALALACLPLALLSPALLAVPAALVGWFVVADPGLLRFVRRERGTAFTAYFMAVHLAVHVVLVAGLAVGSLRVLRPARG comes from the coding sequence GTGACGAGAGTTTCCCTGATCGTGCCGTGCTACAACGCCGCCAGGACCCTGCGCCTGTGCCTGGAGTCGGTGCTGGCGCAGACCCGCGTCCCCGACGAGATCGTGGTGGTGGACGACGCCAGCTCGGACGGCTCCGCCGCCCTGGCCGAGGAGCTGGGCTGCCGGGTGGTACGCCTGCCGGACAACCGCGGCGTGTCCGCGGCCAGGAACGCCGGCGTCGCGGCCACCTCAGGCGAGGTGATCTTCTTCCTGGACAGCGACGTGGCGCTGCGCCCCGACGCCGTGGCCAGTGCCCTGGCGATCCTGGAGGAGGATCCGGGCGTGGGCTGCGTGCACGGCGTGTACGACACGCAGCCGCTCATCGACGACGGCCCCGTCGAGTGGTACCGCCTGCTGCACCAGGTGCACTGGCGGAGCCGGCACGTGGGCGAGGTCAACAGCGTGGTGTTCGCGCTGGCCGCGGTGCGGCGCGAGGTCCTGGAGGCGGCGGGCGCGCTGGACGAGGGCCTGCGCGACTGCGAGGACGTCGAGTACAGCAGCCGCCTCGCGGTCGTCACCAGGATCGTGCTGTCGGACGCCGTGGTGGGCCGGCACGACGAGGGGCACCGGCTGCTGCCGGTCCTCGGCGAGCAGTGGCGGCGGGCGCTGCCGCTGATCCCGCTGGCGCTGGCCACCGCCAGGCGCGGCGCGGCCAAGCCGGAGAACGCCAACAGCAGGGCCGGGATCCTCGCCTGCGCGCTCGCCCTGGCCTGCCTGCCGCTGGCGCTGCTGTCCCCGGCGCTGCTGGCCGTGCCGGCGGCGCTCGTGGGGTGGTTCGTGGTGGCGGATCCGGGGTTGCTGCGGTTCGTACGCCGGGAGCGGGGCACGGCGTTCACCGCCTACTTCATGGCCGTGCACCTGGCCGTGCACGTGGTGCTCGTGGCCGGGCTCGCGGTGGGCTCCCTGCGCGTGCTCCGCCCGGCCCGAGGCTGA
- a CDS encoding glycosyltransferase family 4 protein: protein MRIACIVNQFPPNVTAGLGRYVELITPYLARDHDLTVHTPNDGTLPVDERAGGVAVHRPRVRLLGRGRRLNRTRRAEFLLLALRVVASNWRYVRRLRRGPRPDLVAVHDSTNFLAGLLCHYLLRLPVVFHVHTTEYGVAPQRSITDPFNLFAALERWLARVSRRVVVATPEVREQLLAAGWRRTPIDVVPLGGTYEPALADPAFDRAALREEAAELRRTLGLAERDRVLLFVGRIERQKGVYQLLEAMRAVAEAVPGVRLVIAGEGDEAGVRRIAAATGLRGKVVCSGRFVPARELMAYYELAEVCVFPSLFEPFGLVATEAMALGRAAVLGDGFSRIFLGPDPARPAVRFVRASEPADIARGVVEVMSDAALRRTLARRGERFVREELSWERAAAETVAVYRASLKP, encoded by the coding sequence ATGAGGATCGCCTGCATCGTCAACCAGTTCCCGCCCAACGTGACGGCGGGGCTCGGCCGGTACGTCGAGCTGATCACTCCGTACCTGGCCCGCGACCACGACCTGACCGTCCACACGCCGAACGACGGCACCCTGCCCGTGGACGAGCGGGCCGGCGGGGTCGCCGTGCACCGCCCGCGGGTGCGCCTGCTCGGCCGCGGCAGGCGGCTCAACCGCACCAGGCGGGCGGAGTTCCTGCTGCTCGCGCTGCGCGTGGTGGCCAGCAACTGGCGCTACGTGCGGCGGCTGCGCCGCGGCCCGCGGCCGGACCTGGTCGCCGTGCACGACTCCACGAACTTCCTGGCCGGCCTGCTCTGCCACTACCTGCTGCGGCTGCCGGTCGTCTTCCACGTCCACACCACCGAGTACGGCGTCGCGCCGCAGCGCAGCATCACCGACCCGTTCAACCTGTTCGCCGCTCTGGAGCGGTGGCTGGCGCGGGTCTCGCGGCGCGTGGTGGTCGCCACGCCCGAGGTGCGCGAGCAGCTGCTCGCCGCCGGGTGGCGGCGCACGCCGATCGACGTGGTGCCGCTCGGCGGGACGTACGAGCCGGCGCTGGCCGACCCCGCCTTCGACCGGGCGGCGCTGCGGGAGGAGGCGGCGGAGCTGCGCCGGACGCTGGGGCTCGCCGAGCGGGACCGGGTGCTGCTGTTCGTCGGCAGGATCGAACGGCAGAAGGGCGTCTACCAGCTCCTGGAGGCGATGCGCGCGGTCGCGGAGGCGGTGCCGGGGGTGCGGCTGGTGATCGCCGGCGAGGGCGACGAGGCCGGCGTGCGGCGCATCGCGGCGGCGACCGGGCTGCGCGGGAAGGTGGTGTGCTCCGGGCGGTTCGTCCCCGCGCGGGAGCTGATGGCGTACTACGAGCTGGCCGAGGTGTGCGTGTTCCCGTCGCTGTTCGAGCCGTTCGGGCTGGTGGCGACCGAGGCGATGGCGCTCGGGCGGGCCGCGGTGCTCGGCGACGGCTTCTCGCGGATCTTCCTCGGGCCGGACCCGGCGCGGCCCGCCGTCCGGTTCGTCCGGGCGAGCGAGCCCGCCGACATCGCCCGCGGCGTCGTCGAGGTCATGTCGGACGCGGCGCTGCGGCGGACGCTGGCCCGGCGCGGGGAGCGGTTCGTCAGGGAGGAGCTGAGCTGGGAACGCGCCGCCGCCGAGACGGTCGCCGTCTACCGCGCCTCGCTCAAGCCCTGA
- a CDS encoding oligosaccharide flippase family protein, with the protein MPGLSAPERRSTRAADRVRDWLAAHRWAAGPTLVSTLASGIAAATTLVIARGAGAAAFGQFTVVLSIALIVTVGMLTSLHYVMLQELPRAAPEQRPALLTTALLATLAVSAALAGLALLAAPLLTAALNVDTGTLAAGLALAASMTVNQLAESFLRGLKRFAFVAWLKLAVALSYLGAACYCLLVLGVREAEPYLAALVVTNAAFAVVAVAAARPRLGAWSARLAGRLYRHGGWVTAIAALSGVLFGVDVIFLNHWATAADVGVYSVYNGFPKRLMGVVFTDGVGLALLPLMATTDKPLLMRRIARLAPAVAAVTAVFSFAASLVFFLVMRGAYPYAPELMALSALGIGLHTAFNLYSVALSMDGVRGAKVLAGCLLVSAPPALAVLAVCVRGQGLTGGLAGFALVNLVLLAVVGTAAARRYRS; encoded by the coding sequence GTGCCCGGACTGAGCGCCCCGGAGCGCCGGAGCACGCGCGCCGCGGACCGGGTGCGGGACTGGCTGGCCGCCCACCGGTGGGCGGCAGGGCCGACCCTCGTCAGCACGCTGGCCAGCGGGATCGCCGCCGCCACCACGCTGGTCATCGCGCGCGGAGCGGGGGCGGCGGCGTTCGGCCAGTTCACGGTGGTGCTGTCGATCGCGCTCATCGTCACCGTCGGCATGCTCACCAGCCTCCACTACGTCATGCTGCAGGAGCTGCCGCGCGCCGCGCCCGAGCAGCGGCCGGCGCTGCTGACGACGGCGCTGCTCGCCACCCTGGCCGTGAGCGCGGCGCTGGCCGGGCTCGCCCTGCTGGCCGCGCCGCTGCTCACCGCCGCGCTCAACGTGGACACCGGGACGCTGGCCGCCGGGCTGGCGCTGGCCGCGTCGATGACGGTCAACCAGCTCGCGGAGAGCTTCCTGCGGGGGTTGAAGCGCTTCGCGTTCGTGGCGTGGCTGAAGCTGGCCGTCGCGCTCAGCTACCTGGGGGCCGCCTGCTACTGCCTGCTGGTGCTGGGCGTGCGGGAGGCGGAGCCGTACCTGGCGGCGCTCGTCGTCACGAACGCGGCGTTCGCCGTGGTGGCGGTCGCGGCGGCCAGGCCGCGGCTCGGGGCCTGGTCGGCGCGGCTCGCCGGGAGGCTGTACCGGCACGGCGGCTGGGTGACGGCGATCGCCGCGCTGAGCGGCGTGCTGTTCGGGGTGGACGTGATCTTCCTCAACCACTGGGCGACGGCGGCCGACGTGGGCGTCTACTCCGTCTACAACGGCTTCCCCAAGCGGCTCATGGGCGTGGTGTTCACCGACGGGGTCGGGCTGGCGCTGCTGCCGCTCATGGCCACCACCGACAAACCCCTGCTGATGCGGCGGATCGCCCGGCTGGCGCCCGCCGTGGCCGCCGTGACGGCCGTCTTCTCCTTCGCCGCGAGCCTGGTGTTCTTCCTGGTGATGCGCGGCGCCTATCCGTACGCGCCGGAGCTGATGGCGCTGTCCGCGCTCGGCATCGGCCTGCACACCGCCTTCAACCTGTACTCGGTGGCGCTGTCCATGGACGGGGTGCGCGGCGCGAAGGTGCTGGCCGGCTGCCTGCTGGTGAGCGCGCCGCCCGCGCTCGCCGTCCTCGCCGTCTGCGTGCGCGGGCAGGGGCTCACCGGCGGGCTGGCAGGCTTCGCGCTGGTCAACCTGGTCCTGCTGGCGGTCGTGGGAACGGCCGCCGCCCGGAGATACCGCTCGTGA
- a CDS encoding NTP transferase domain-containing protein, whose amino-acid sequence MSERGVCAVVPAAGRGTRLGSGVPKIMIEIADGVTLWHLLRRRLRPAARHVHVVVSPEGEGPFLALAAADVEDGGVSVSVQERPTGMGDAIFGAAARHWAAYDTILVVWGDQANLSAATVRAVLAAHPGKGVTLPLVAMADPYVEYELAGGGLVRVRQSREGEECRPGGLSDVGVFCLATDGLADAWARYAAGAGRGAATGEVNFLPFLAYLSRVEGRPVTVVPVADPAEARGVNTAEDLEFARRTYLRCPD is encoded by the coding sequence GTGAGTGAGCGCGGGGTGTGCGCCGTCGTCCCGGCGGCGGGACGAGGGACCCGGCTGGGCTCCGGCGTCCCGAAGATCATGATCGAGATCGCGGACGGTGTGACGCTCTGGCACCTGCTGCGCCGGCGGCTGCGGCCGGCCGCCCGGCACGTCCACGTCGTCGTCTCCCCCGAAGGGGAGGGCCCGTTCCTGGCGCTGGCCGCGGCGGACGTCGAGGACGGCGGCGTGTCGGTGAGCGTCCAGGAGCGGCCCACCGGCATGGGGGACGCGATCTTCGGGGCGGCGGCCCGCCACTGGGCGGCGTACGACACGATCCTCGTGGTCTGGGGCGACCAGGCGAACCTGTCGGCGGCGACCGTGCGCGCGGTGCTCGCCGCGCACCCCGGCAAGGGCGTCACGCTGCCGCTGGTCGCGATGGCCGACCCGTACGTGGAGTACGAGCTGGCCGGCGGCGGGCTCGTCCGCGTCCGTCAGTCCAGGGAGGGCGAGGAGTGCCGGCCCGGCGGGCTCAGCGACGTGGGCGTGTTCTGCCTGGCCACCGACGGGCTGGCGGACGCCTGGGCCAGGTACGCGGCCGGGGCCGGCCGGGGCGCGGCCACCGGAGAGGTCAACTTCCTGCCGTTCCTGGCGTACCTGTCCCGCGTGGAGGGCCGGCCGGTGACCGTCGTGCCGGTCGCCGACCCGGCCGAGGCGCGCGGCGTGAACACGGCCGAGGACCTGGAGTTCGCCCGCCGGACGTACCTGCGGTGCCCGGACTGA
- a CDS encoding HAD family hydrolase: MSAARQRSRAPWRVWLCDLDGTLLDSFPAHEAAFRQAIAELAPSRLAGFRYADHAGASTAAVAARLTEDPGVADRLARRKQELYREHVRAGRVRPFPGARLLLDRLASGGRTAYLVTGGSRASVARALAAAGLAGAFRDVLTADDVPVSKPDPAVYRLACRRWDVDPAETVALEDSAHGVTAALGAGLATLHVHTAAPLPGAIGAAGLHDVVSLVGEEVYGSE, translated from the coding sequence ATGAGCGCCGCCCGGCAGCGGTCACGGGCGCCGTGGCGGGTGTGGCTGTGCGATCTCGACGGGACGCTCCTCGACTCCTTCCCCGCGCACGAGGCCGCCTTCCGCCAGGCGATCGCCGAGCTGGCCCCGTCCAGGCTGGCGGGGTTCCGGTACGCCGACCACGCCGGGGCGAGCACCGCCGCCGTCGCCGCCCGCCTGACCGAGGACCCCGGCGTGGCCGACCGGCTGGCCCGGCGCAAGCAGGAGCTCTACCGCGAGCACGTGCGGGCCGGCCGGGTCCGGCCCTTCCCCGGCGCGCGCCTCCTGCTCGACCGGCTCGCCTCCGGGGGGCGGACGGCGTACCTGGTGACCGGAGGCAGCCGCGCGTCCGTCGCGCGGGCGCTCGCCGCCGCCGGGCTGGCCGGCGCCTTCCGCGACGTGCTGACCGCCGACGACGTCCCGGTCAGCAAACCCGACCCCGCCGTCTACCGCCTGGCCTGCCGCCGCTGGGACGTGGACCCGGCGGAGACGGTCGCGCTGGAGGACTCCGCGCACGGGGTGACCGCGGCGCTCGGCGCGGGCCTCGCGACGCTGCACGTCCACACCGCCGCGCCGCTGCCCGGCGCGATCGGGGCGGCCGGCCTGCACGACGTGGTGTCCCTGGTAGGAGAAGAGGTGTACGGCAGTGAGTGA
- a CDS encoding 2-phospho-L-lactate transferase CofD family protein: protein MRVALFSGGRGAAGIARALLRTPGLDLALLVNGYDNGLSTGALRRYLPGMLGPSDFRKNLLLHLGRDDPRRALLEHRLPPGSTLADLDRIAESLAASGTVGEPVVRDLRTFAARLAAGPGALDLADCALGNLVFAGAYLRLGGDFNAAVRSCARAFASPARLLNVTDGANAYLVALKQDGRVLADEADIVGPQDAAAITGLFLLPAPLTGPELAGLAGLPAERVRELLAGRAVPAAPNPEALRALADSDLVVYGPGTPHSSLLPSYLTQGVAEAIAGGRSTARVFVVNVGSDHDVQGLSATDLVDRALAYLGDPGNERRLITHVLSHDGPASGPAVPRAVAERGTWAGARWIAADLEDPCRPGAHHGPRTVAALRALLGETPLARAG, encoded by the coding sequence ATGAGGGTGGCGCTGTTCAGCGGCGGCCGGGGCGCGGCCGGCATCGCGCGGGCCCTGCTGCGCACGCCGGGCCTCGACCTCGCCCTGCTCGTCAACGGCTACGACAACGGCCTGTCCACCGGCGCGCTGCGCCGCTACCTGCCCGGCATGCTCGGCCCGTCCGACTTCCGCAAGAACCTCCTGCTGCACCTCGGCCGCGACGACCCGCGCCGGGCGCTGCTCGAACACCGCCTGCCGCCCGGCAGCACCCTCGCCGACCTCGACCGGATCGCCGAGAGCCTGGCCGCCTCCGGGACGGTGGGCGAGCCCGTCGTGCGCGACCTGCGGACCTTCGCCGCGCGGCTCGCCGCCGGCCCTGGCGCGCTCGACCTGGCGGACTGCGCGCTCGGCAACCTCGTGTTCGCCGGGGCGTACCTGCGGCTGGGCGGGGACTTCAACGCCGCCGTACGGTCCTGCGCCCGCGCGTTCGCCTCCCCGGCGCGGCTGCTGAACGTCACCGACGGCGCGAACGCCTACCTCGTCGCCCTCAAGCAGGACGGGCGGGTGCTGGCCGACGAGGCCGACATCGTCGGGCCGCAGGACGCCGCCGCGATCACCGGGCTGTTCCTGCTGCCCGCGCCGCTCACCGGGCCCGAGCTGGCCGGGCTCGCCGGGCTGCCCGCCGAGCGGGTGCGCGAGCTGCTGGCCGGCCGCGCCGTCCCGGCCGCGCCGAACCCGGAGGCGCTGCGGGCGCTCGCCGACAGCGACCTCGTCGTCTACGGTCCCGGGACGCCGCACTCCTCCCTGCTGCCCAGCTACCTCACCCAGGGGGTGGCCGAGGCCATCGCCGGGGGCCGGTCCACGGCGCGGGTGTTCGTGGTCAACGTCGGGAGCGACCACGACGTCCAGGGGCTGAGCGCGACCGACCTTGTGGACCGGGCGCTGGCGTACCTGGGCGACCCGGGCAACGAGCGCCGGCTGATCACCCACGTCCTCAGCCATGACGGCCCCGCGAGCGGACCGGCCGTGCCGCGCGCCGTCGCCGAGCGGGGGACGTGGGCCGGCGCCCGCTGGATCGCCGCCGACCTGGAGGACCCGTGCCGCCCCGGCGCCCACCACGGCCCCCGCACCGTGGCGGCGCTGCGCGCGCTGCTCGGCGAGACGCCCCTGGCGCGAGCCGGATGA
- a CDS encoding glycosyltransferase family 2 protein, with translation MPVEISVAAPAYNEADNIAAAVTEWRDYLERHPEIGAWEIVVCDDGSFDGTGRILRELQAGCPRLTVVTLDRNRGAGAAIAAAIAATRLEWVALLDSDGQFPIANLDAFVRRIQAGGVLALSGARIRKADRLPYRWGSAASGAVSNLLHRTRYRDFNSIFKVVHGPLFRALPLESAGMNCSTEITARVAELGHTWTELPIEHRERGGGSRGWRFWRGARDRALFVGYLGLRHWLLRRGVLRPPESREHSGAPAAHGAPLREAR, from the coding sequence ATGCCCGTCGAGATCTCCGTCGCGGCCCCCGCCTACAACGAGGCGGACAACATCGCGGCCGCCGTCACCGAATGGCGCGACTACCTGGAGCGCCATCCTGAGATCGGCGCGTGGGAGATCGTCGTCTGCGACGACGGCAGCTTCGACGGCACCGGCCGGATCCTGCGCGAGCTCCAGGCCGGCTGCCCGCGGCTCACCGTCGTCACCTTGGACCGCAACCGGGGCGCCGGCGCGGCCATCGCCGCCGCCATCGCGGCCACCCGCCTGGAATGGGTGGCGCTGCTCGACTCCGACGGCCAGTTCCCGATCGCCAACCTCGACGCCTTCGTCCGTCGCATCCAGGCCGGCGGCGTGCTCGCGCTGTCCGGGGCGCGGATCAGGAAGGCCGACCGCCTGCCGTACCGGTGGGGGTCGGCCGCCAGCGGCGCGGTCAGCAACCTGCTGCACCGCACCCGCTACCGCGACTTCAACTCCATCTTCAAGGTCGTGCACGGGCCGCTGTTCCGCGCGCTGCCGCTGGAGTCGGCGGGCATGAACTGCTCCACCGAGATCACCGCCCGCGTCGCCGAGCTCGGCCACACCTGGACGGAGCTGCCCATCGAGCACCGCGAGCGGGGCGGCGGCAGCCGCGGCTGGCGCTTCTGGCGCGGCGCGCGCGACCGGGCGCTGTTCGTCGGCTACCTCGGGCTGCGGCACTGGCTGCTGCGCCGCGGCGTGCTGCGCCCGCCGGAGTCACGGGAGCACTCCGGCGCGCCGGCGGCCCACGGCGCGCCCCTGCGGGAGGCCCGATGA
- a CDS encoding FAD-dependent monooxygenase, with the protein MVGHGRDVDVVVVGGGIGGLANALALTLKGLRVRVLEQAHEFGEVGAGLQIAPNCTRILDRWGLLDEVTSLGVLPESIVMRDAIDGEVLTRLDLRDVERRYGFPYMVIHRSDLHGTLLRACRGAGVDLVNDVAVTGYEQAADGAVAVHAGGRERGAVVMAADGLRSVARRLLSDDEPVSSAYVAYRGAVPFEQVARLDVQPKDVVVHVGPRCHFVQYALRHGEMFNQVAVFESPKALAGEEEWGTPDELDAAFTATSEQVRAGLPLMWRDRWWRMFDRDPIDDWVRGRIALTGDAAHPPLQYLAQGAVMAIEDAWVLSEHVARLTGAAGVDWDGALAAYNAVRPLHCRRVLTTARAWGKLWHHDGEKREWRNAVLRARDVHDYTYVDWLFGPTALTPGELPPMFSGYDGEPVLA; encoded by the coding sequence ATGGTCGGACACGGCCGCGACGTCGACGTCGTCGTGGTGGGCGGAGGCATCGGCGGCCTGGCCAACGCCCTGGCGCTCACGCTGAAGGGCCTGCGGGTCCGGGTGCTCGAACAGGCTCACGAGTTCGGCGAGGTGGGCGCGGGCCTGCAGATCGCCCCCAACTGCACGCGCATCCTCGACCGGTGGGGCCTGCTCGACGAGGTCACGTCGCTCGGCGTGCTCCCGGAGAGCATCGTCATGCGCGACGCGATCGACGGCGAGGTCCTCACCCGGCTCGACCTGCGGGACGTGGAGCGGCGCTACGGCTTCCCCTACATGGTGATCCACCGCAGCGACCTGCACGGCACGCTGCTGCGCGCCTGCCGCGGGGCCGGGGTGGACCTCGTCAACGACGTCGCGGTCACTGGGTACGAGCAGGCCGCGGACGGCGCCGTCGCCGTGCACGCGGGAGGCCGGGAGCGGGGCGCGGTCGTCATGGCCGCCGACGGGCTCCGCTCGGTGGCCCGCCGCCTCCTGAGCGACGACGAGCCGGTCAGCTCCGCCTACGTCGCCTACCGGGGCGCGGTGCCGTTCGAGCAGGTGGCCCGGCTCGACGTGCAGCCCAAGGACGTGGTCGTGCACGTCGGCCCGCGCTGCCACTTCGTGCAGTACGCGCTGCGCCACGGCGAGATGTTCAACCAGGTCGCCGTCTTCGAGTCGCCGAAGGCGCTGGCCGGCGAGGAGGAGTGGGGCACGCCCGACGAGCTGGACGCGGCGTTCACGGCGACCAGCGAGCAGGTGCGGGCGGGGCTGCCGCTGATGTGGCGCGACCGCTGGTGGCGGATGTTCGACCGCGACCCGATCGACGACTGGGTGCGGGGCCGGATCGCCCTCACGGGCGACGCCGCGCACCCGCCGCTGCAGTATCTCGCGCAGGGCGCGGTCATGGCCATCGAGGACGCCTGGGTGCTGTCCGAGCACGTGGCCCGGTTGACGGGCGCGGCCGGCGTGGACTGGGACGGCGCTCTGGCGGCGTACAACGCGGTCCGCCCCCTGCACTGCCGCCGGGTGCTGACCACGGCCCGCGCCTGGGGGAAGCTCTGGCATCACGACGGGGAGAAGCGGGAGTGGCGCAACGCGGTGCTCCGCGCGCGCGACGTCCACGACTACACGTACGTGGACTGGCTCTTCGGGCCGACGGCGCTCACCCCTGGAGAGCTGCCGCCGATGTTCTCCGGGTACGACGGCGAGCCCGTCCTGGCCTGA